DNA from Hwangdonia lutea:
ATGGCTACACCATAATCGATTTTGCCATAAACAAAACCATTTATAAAAACTACCAATTAGGTTTCGGCATTGATAATCTATTCAATTTTACAGACAGCCAAAACATCAGCAATATTGCTGGCAGAATTATATACGGAAAATTAAATATTCAATTTTAAATACATAAACACTATGAACATTATTAAAACCAAACAACTCGCCATTTTATTCACATTATTTATTGGTTTCACATCTTGTAGCGATGACGATGCTAAGCCATTATTGGAGGTAGAATCTGAAACCGTTTCCAATTTACACGCCCCACAAACCGGCGGCCAAGGGCAACCCGTTTCAGGAGCGTTTACCAAGTTTAATTTTGCAACAGGACAAACAACAACGAGCGATACCGATTGGGATATTGCCTTTAGAGGCACTTCAATTATTGTAAATGGTGGCACCACTTTGGGTACAACCGATGAGCCCAATCGAACAGGAAACGCGGCGGTGTATATTACCAATGGCACCATGGCTTCTGTAACAAGTGTAGACACCTCTTTATTTGAACAAGATTCCGATACTGGTTACGCCATTTCAACTGGAAGCGGCAATAGCTGGTACACTTATGCGGGTCCTCCAACACATTTAATTACGCCAACCCCCGGAAAAATATTGGTGTTTAAAACCTACAACGGGCTTTATGCCAAAGTTGAAATTTTAAGCTATTATAAAGATGCTCCGGCAAATCCTGATGCATATACTGATGAAACGCCTTACTACACTTTCAGCTATGTTTTTCAACCTAATGCGGACCTAACTACTTTTTAAATATGAAAAAATCAATGAGCATATTATTTATTGTATGTCGTCTTTTTTTAGGAGGATTTATGATTTATGGAGGGATTCAAAAATTCAACAAACCCATGCCCGAACCCATTGAAGTTGTAGAAAAAGCTCAAAAATTCACAGCAGCCGAAAAAGTTAATACCTTGCAAAAAATCCTTTATATAAGTGGCGCAAAACAAACGGGCTATTTTTGGCAAGTTTTAGGCATTTGCGAATTATTGTTCGGATTGCTTTTAATGATTCAAGGCACAGGGTTTATTGGTGCTCTGTTTTTGTTGCCAATAACCTTGCACATTTTTTTATTTCATTTGTTTTTAGAACCCGATGATATTGAAGAGCTTGTACAAACGGGTGTTTTATTTGCCATTAACATTGGTTTGATAATGCGCGAAAAAGAAAAATGGAAACATTTACTTTGGATTAAACCTATTTAAGTAAGTAATAAAAAAGAGGCTGCGTAAAAAGTCTAAATCCATATCAGATTGGGTTGGTCGAAATATTTAATCTTACCCGTTGTGCATTTTGAATGGAAAAAATATCAATATGTCAATTCGAGTGATTTTGAGGCACGAAAAATTGTATCGAGAATCATTTTCAAGTTAAAATTCTTATTCTCGATACAAATTTTACTCATTCCAATCGTAAAATTCACTCGAATTGACAAAATTTTTTCAAAATGCACAACGGGTTTTAATCTTATTAATACTCACGATAGGTTTCGACAAACTCAACCTGACAAAATACATTGAAAATGACCTTTTAAACAGCCTCTTTACTTTAATCTAAATGATAAATTTCCATAATATCAGTTAAATATTTTTCGAAGTCAATCTTCAAATCAATCAGTTTTCCGGTGCTTACATCAAATACCCAACCATGTACTTGCAGGCCTCTATCTCTGTAAGCTCTTTGTACGGCTGCTGTTTTAATTAGGTTAACACATTGTTCTTGCACATTAAGCTCTACAAGCCTGTCGTATTTTTTATCTTCATCTTCTATGGCATTTAATTCGTCTTTGTGCAATCTATACACGTCTCGAATGTTACGTAACCAGGGGTTTAAAATACCTAAATCTGCCGATTGCATAGCTGCTTTTACACCGCCGCAGGCATAATGCCCACAAACTACAATTTGCTTCACTTTTAAATGATCTACAGCATAATTAACAACCGACATAACACTTAAGTCTATACTTATAACCATATTGGCTATGTTGCGGTGTACAAAAACATCACCCGGACCAAGTCCCATTAAATCTTCGGCAGTAACTCTACTATCGCTGCATCCTATATATAAAAGGTCTGGCTCTTGGCCTTTACCGAGTTCTTCAAAATAGTTGTCTTGAACATTGAGTTTGTTTTTTATCCAATTTTTGTTGTTCTCAAATACTTTTGTTAAATCCATTATTTATCGTTTTTTTCGTTAATATGTTGTTTGATCCATTTCACACAGTCATCAAATTTAGGGAAAATATGTGCTTCCGGAATAAAGTCTGGGATAATATCGATACGTTCCATCATATATCGAGGTTGCTTCAATAAGCCCACAAAAAGAACCTCAATATTTTTCTTTTTTAAATCTTGCAGCATGTCTTCCATAGCATATAAACCCGATTGATCCATATACTGCATGCGCCCTAAACGCATGATAACATAAGTTGCCGTATCGGGGATTTGCAAGGTAAGTTGTTGAAATTCGCTTGTCGAGCCAAAAAACAAGGGGCCTTTTAGGTGTTTTATAAACACTTGCCCTTTTAAATGATCGGGGAAATTAATTTCGTCTTTCCAAACTTCTTCTTTTAGTGTTTTTACATCGCTTCGGCCGGCCGTTAAATCGCCTATTTTTTTCATAAACATCAATGAGGCAATAACCAACCCGATACCTACGGCGTAAACTAAATTCCAGAATGTTGAAAGTAACAGTACAATTAACATGATTACTACTTCTGAACTCAGTTTAAAGGTGCCTAATTTTATGTCTTTTGGCAAACTTGGTATGGCTTTTAAGCCTTTATAATCCATCACACCAATACCTACAGTAATTAAAATTCCAGCTAAAACCGCTGCTGGTATTTGTGATGCTATCGGGCCTAAACCCAGTAAAATAATAAACAGCAAAACACCGGCAATCATACCCGAAAGTTTTGTTTTTCCGCCTGAGGTAA
Protein-coding regions in this window:
- a CDS encoding HmuY family protein; its protein translation is MNIIKTKQLAILFTLFIGFTSCSDDDAKPLLEVESETVSNLHAPQTGGQGQPVSGAFTKFNFATGQTTTSDTDWDIAFRGTSIIVNGGTTLGTTDEPNRTGNAAVYITNGTMASVTSVDTSLFEQDSDTGYAISTGSGNSWYTYAGPPTHLITPTPGKILVFKTYNGLYAKVEILSYYKDAPANPDAYTDETPYYTFSYVFQPNADLTTF
- a CDS encoding DoxX family membrane protein is translated as MSILFIVCRLFLGGFMIYGGIQKFNKPMPEPIEVVEKAQKFTAAEKVNTLQKILYISGAKQTGYFWQVLGICELLFGLLLMIQGTGFIGALFLLPITLHIFLFHLFLEPDDIEELVQTGVLFAINIGLIMREKEKWKHLLWIKPI
- a CDS encoding carbonic anhydrase — translated: MDLTKVFENNKNWIKNKLNVQDNYFEELGKGQEPDLLYIGCSDSRVTAEDLMGLGPGDVFVHRNIANMVISIDLSVMSVVNYAVDHLKVKQIVVCGHYACGGVKAAMQSADLGILNPWLRNIRDVYRLHKDELNAIEDEDKKYDRLVELNVQEQCVNLIKTAAVQRAYRDRGLQVHGWVFDVSTGKLIDLKIDFEKYLTDIMEIYHLD